The sequence GAAACATTTTCCCTGTCCACCCCAGTATCATCTTTTTTGcatcttctctatatcctctttGTAACTTGATAAGAACTGTGCAAAATGTGGTCTAATCAAAGTTCTATATTAGTGTAAAACAATTTCTCTGCATTTGAATTCCATTCCTCTAGAAATAATCCCCACTGCTTTATTGCATTTTTATGTCCTTGTTAACCTTCCCCCTTTGCTTCTCAGCAAGGATTTCAAGATCAACCTTCCATCTGATGCTGAGTGGATTTTTAGCAGCAAATGATTGCACCAAGCAGATAAGAAACTTGCCCAACTTAAAGCCAGGAGTTTACCATTCCACCAACATGTGGTACTAATGCTTGCATTAAGTTTAAAGAATGAATTACATTTAGCAGAAAGAAGGATATACAGTTAAGCAAGGGAATCCTCGGTTTGTCAACAAAGACAGACAAGTAACAGATGCACAAGGAAGTGTCAGGACTATGTTGGTTCTTCAGACGTTGGAGTTTAGATATATGTTTCCTCCCATGACCATTAGCATGTGAATAAAGAATAATGAGCCTGTTTCCTGGAACCATGATATATATTTTATTAGTAGTGACAGTGCCAATACAGCTCTACAGTTGGAtggttggaagaataaatttACAATTCATCAAGGAAAGGTGTGTTGGCCAAATTGCCGCTGACTGCCATGGACTTCTTACCAGACACAAACTTCTTTGCAGCCTGAAAAGCAAAGAGAATATATTAGGTGCCTGTACTTAGACATGGTATCACAAGTCTGGTTGCCTCTACCTGGAATAAGCTTCTTAAATAGCAATTTCAAAATCTGAAGTCAACTCTTTCCAAATTTGAGACCCAGCTGGACAGTTGAGTATATTTTGCTATGTTTAATGGCATgttataagtgcaagttgttgttggatgGATCAATTCTTTCTTCTCTGTTGTTTGTTTTCAGAGTGACAGCTGAGGCCGTGAATGGTGACAGCACTTTCCAGAGTTTATAATGTCCTTCtccaaaatacctgttcaaactGTGGAATGCAGTGGAGGGGTCGAATGCCCTGCAATATAAAAGCACCTTTCGACACTGCTATGATCCCAGTAGAAACTGATGGCTTTCAAGAGAAAGGAATCCCCACGATGTCAACAAAGAAAACCGATagaaagatttcactttttaaaacatttactgtaacaaaccaactaaaaCCAACCAAATTCAAACAATTAGCAagtgaaaaatattttaaaaaggcaagttccactttaaatagtcaatacaacaaagatacatctcAAATAGTTACAAGCACTTGCATTACTTCCCACATAAATGTGGCGCCACATGCAATCTCAGTCTTTCCAACTCAACCTTTGCAATGTAGGATTCTTTCAATTCTCACTCAATTGATTTGGCCCCAAGATTCATTCACCAGCAGATGTATTCTGTCCGATGTCCCTGGACATGGTTAACACCAACGAGGCACACGTCTACGAACTCGCTTTCACTCAGGTCATGGGGGTCCCGATAGGGTATAGCGTCCCCGGAGACTCCCTTCTCCCTATCCCTTCAAATAGTCTGGTAGGCTCTGGCAATACTGTAACTGTAGCAGTGGGCCTCGTCAAATTCACAATCTCTTGCTCTTCCTGTCTTCGGCTCTCTATCCTTTCCAATACTTTAACACACAGTAACACTATCTCTGCTCTATTCTCAGAGATCTACTGCAACACAAGGATCTGTTCTCAaatgccaaacagaaaactgatcCATTTGTGGACAGCCTTGCTTGTTTCCACTCGTACCAATTCTGTATGTTCTGAACTGTGTGCCACAAAGTCAGGCTGAAATCCAACACCACTgcaattagctttctatttacTCTTTGATTCTTAGCTTTTCTTCCTCATGGCAGCCTCAGGTCACATCTGAATTTCTTGGAGCCTAATGATATCATAATCAGGAAACCAATCAAACCTCTTTCAGAATACTCCCCAGTTCACCTTGGTCTCAAAGGAGACATTACATAAAGAAAATACAGGCTTTTCCCAAAGTTACATGGGTCATCACAGTACACACTGCCCCAGCATTCTCAAAGCACAAGGCTGAGGCCCATAAAGCAAAAAGTATAACTGAGTGGTCCTGCCAACTCAAAAAAGAGTGGAACAGTCAAGAGATGCGACTTTACGGATCTAGTCTGTGCTGAGCCTGCTGATTTCTTGGGCGTACGTAGTCCTTGGTTCAGCATCACATGCTAGACACGCCCAACCTAAGATCATCTCCCCCTCACCACCAGAAAGCTCTGTATTCGTGGGGTGACAaggtatgggcaataaacatCAGTGTCAACCAAGCTTCCCACAAATTATTGAAATATTTTGGCTCAGGCTTTGGTGGCCAGCCACCGGACCCTTGTACTCTGGTCTTATTTCCTGAGAGGTGTACTTGTATCTGGGCATGGGATGAAAGTGGGGCTTAGGGCCAAGCTGTGATCCCCTCCCCACCATGCTGAGCCAAATCATCTGCTGACAGACtgtgtatatatatacacacatacatacaaaaagGTACAAACTGGCATTCAGTGTCATCATTTGGGGACAGACAATAGGAATAGGGAGGTGAAATGATTCCAGTGTTGTGAATGGTTAATCAAAATTTTACTTACATTCACCACATCATTGATGGACACAGAGTCGACTTGCTGAACCAGATCAGGTATGGGCACATATGCACCAGTTAGCAGTACCTGAGAGCCAATCTCATCCAGCAGTCCATCAGACTGTTCAACCGCCATCAAGCACTTGGCTTTTAGTTGGTTTCTGCAAAATAATCTAGTGTCCATCAAAACTGCACCATGAGAGGAAGCAATGAAATGTTCAAACTGAATATTTTTACATTAGTAGTTTGGATGATCACCCAAAAAAAGTTAAACTTGTTTATATCCCTACTCTGTAACGATTTGAACTGGCAGCAGAAATTAAAACCTGCAGTTCTGCTGGCAGAAGGgttggtaattggcaaaagaagcagagggaGAAGTGAGAATTTTTTAATGTGAATTTATGATAATCTGGCATTCACTGCCTGaaacagtgatggaagcagattcaatagtaacttacaACCGGGAGTTGGATAAATACATGATGGGGAAAATCTACAAGGCTACAGGGAAGTAGTGGGGGGGAGCAGAACTAATTGTACAGCTTTTTCAGAGTTCCGGCAAGAGCACAATCAGCTGAATGACCTCTTGTGTTGTGCGATTCTACGACCTGAACTTTGTATTCAACTTACTCCTTTCTTCCTTCCCTAATCTGCCAATTCTCTCCTGCTGGTATTCACTTGTTCCTGGGGTGTCTCTTCATTGGCACTGATTGCTCTCCAGAGAAAGGTCATCaaattgaaatgttaactctgtttctttgtccacagatgctgcctgacttgctgagtgtttccagcattttgtgtttttatttctagCCCACAACATAGGATTTACTCTCAATGTCCCTGGATGTGACTTAAACCATTTTATTGTACAAACAGCCGTGTTTGTACAATAGCTTACTTGGCCCGTGTGATATCAGCCTCAGTGACATTTCCTTGAGCAATGGTCTTGACTTCAGATATTGCAGTCTTGATTACCTGCAATTAAAAGTTTACATTTTTCAACAACAAATCTCAAACCAAAACCCAAAATATttttgatcatttaaaaaaaaattctttcatgggatgtgggtgtcggtgtcaaggccagcatttgcccaCCCCtcattgctcttgaactgagtagcttgttaggtcatttcagaaggcagttaagagtcaaccataataCTGTGGatcaagtcacatgtaggccagaccaggtaaagatggcagattatTAAATATCCTATTAAAATACAGTCTTAGTTTTATCAACTGCTAATCAgagtattagattaaaaggttGAAGACACCTATCAAACTGCTTAAAGATGACAAAGAGAACATGGAACTTAATATTGATGCTGATTAGAATATAGGCTTTTCCATAACCTGCAACATAAACTAAAGATCATGCACCTTCACTAGCTTCCTGTAAGCCTTTTCCTTTATAAATTATGTCCACATCTATGATATAAAGCGTCTAAGTAAACATGTTTCAGGTAATTACACCCTCGTCAATGGTGGTGCTGTTGCAGCTTGGTTTTGAATGTTTTAGTCCCTCAGCCAGTCGCGCAGGGAAATTCATGCTCCAACCAGCTCTGCTGCCCGAATTGGAAAACATGTTACTGTTTACAGAAAGAAGGatagacttgtatttatatagtacctttcacaaccttaggatgtcccaaagtgctttacaaccaatcaagtacttttgaagtgtagactgTTTTAATGTTTTAactggcagcagccaatttgtgcacaagctCCCACTATAAATAATTGATAATGACTagattgtttttgtgatgtttaaTTATAAACAGTAATATAAAACTGAATTATTGTACCAAATAAGAACATAATTTATTACTTTAAAATGAGGATGGAATTACATCTGAGTACCTTGTTCCAATTATCCTCTATTCTCTGGGCCATCCTTCACCCAAAAACTACtttggtcctgtgtgtgtgcaatGCCACAAAAAACTGACTAGTAAGTCAAGATTATAATCATCTGTGACCTTGAAAATGTAGTTATGATGTGTGTATAAAAAAATTATTTAGAATTTGGAACACAAACTCAATGCATTCAGCCTAGCaggtttatgttccacatgaagcacctccacctctcttcatctccctgtcagcatatccttctacttctttctccttcatgtatttatctagcttctctTGAAATACATCCATGCTATTTTATCTTAAACACACACCATCGttgagagttccacattctcaccatgctGAGTagagaagtttctcttgaattccctattaatttattagtgactatcctaTATTTATGGCCCACAGCTTTGGATCCTCCCtctcaagtggaaacatcttctctacatctattTTATCGAatcctttattattttaaagacctctatcaggtcacctttGGCCTCTTTTCTGAGGGAAAAGAGCCCCGGCCTGATCAATCCAACAGGATTTTCCCTTCCATTTCCCCATATAGCAAATGTTATAAATGTCAGTTACAGAACATTGTGATGTAGCTGTGATTTGCAGCTTATATGAACTGAGCAATAGCAGATGGGTAATCATCTGAAAGCTGGCAGATTGTAACAAAAAGGTTACAGCGTTGTTGATACATACGTCACTTGCTGAATCCACCTGTGAGATGGTGTAAATGCCAAACAGCCCAGAGTCAGAGTAACTTGCACTGAATGCTGAAACCTGTTTACAGGAATAAGTTTTAAGTAAAAGCCAGTCTACAATGTgccaattcaaaacaaaaatggaTTTAAAACGTGAGATATCATTTGGTGCAGTTACAAAACTCACATCAAACAGCTCTGCATTTTTCTTCATTACCGCCTGATACAACTTGCTGGACACATTACTGCCCCTCTTGATATATGGGCCAGCAGCAAGAACATGCTGGAGGACACTGAACACACGGGCCTCAGGTGTACCAGAGGCTGCACTCTCAGCTACCACAGCCGCATGAACCAGACGGTCATTATTCTGATCACGCATCTCACCTGCAGATACACAAATTAATACACAGGTTATGAAAGTTGAACTTTATCCCAATTAGTTTACATTTCAGCTAAAAAGAAAAAGCACTTTTCTTAAGGAATGTTATGGGGACAttaatatatatgtgtgtgtgtatataaatatattatatacacacaaataaatatattctcacacaccacacacactaacagcaAGCTATTTCTGCTGTACAACTCTAAGATTCAAATTATACAAGAAACGTACATCAAAACCCAGTGCTGAATAAGGTCAATCTTGGAGGGGTTTTGCTTGTTTAATCTGCACTACTTTGATTGGACTTTATTTTGGCTGTATAGAAGCAACATTAAACTGAAAATTAACTAAAAGTATTCAGCAGGAATTAgcattttggggttttttttgtaACAGACTAAATTAATATCTACAGAAGATTAAATGGATGAAATTCAATTCTTGCCCCCATTTAAAATGAATATAACTATTTTAAATCATAATTCAGGATCTACTGGTATCATTAAATAGAATGTAGTGATTGAGATCTGTTGAACTGGGGAATTgaatagcaacttgcatttatatagcacctctaacatagtaaaacaaccaagatgcttcacaggtcCATTATCAAACAAGATTTAACACCGGATCACATAAGGAGATTTCAGGACAAAAGCTTGGAGATAGAAGTGGCTTTAAGGGGTTGGGGCATGCATGagtttagggagaaaattccaggatTTAGGGCCTAGGCACTACAGAGACATTAACAGAACTATCTGATCCTTTTTAGGGGAATTTAGGAACTTAATTCTCCCCTAAACTGGGAGTTCAACAGCTAGGCTGGGACAAAGAGATGCAGAGACACCTTACTGTATATCCTGAAAATATGTGTGGCAAAATTACCTGGCATCATAGTTGAGTAAAGCTGACATAATGAATGTCTCTCAATGGTGACTAAGGATGCAACTCCTGCATTTAATTATCAAAAAAGCTAAGATCTTAAAAGGtctgtggcgcagtgggtaggcTCCCTACCTTTGAGgcagaaactctgggttcaagtgtcactccaggacttgatgaccatggaTGGTGCATTCATATCGTGGCCAAACAGTTGATTGTCAACCTGCAAGTCCTTCCAACCTGACTATGGCTGGGGGTAAGAGCAGGAGACACTCCTGATCAGACACGCTTGATGCATATTGGTGCCCCTTCAAACTATAGCTCCTGGCTTCAGGAtagtgacctgttccaggaaaaacaagCTCTGGAAAAGACTCAGGAAGTCTTCTATGTCTAATATTTTTTCAATGGCCATACAATCCACTTAACTTCTCAGTAGATGTATTATGCTGATATATATACTAAACCCCAGACCCTGTACATCTATACACATTGATTACAACGCTTACCTCCACGGAACTTAGGTGCAGCACTAGCTGCACCAGTACCACTCCTCATGTTCAAGTAGTGTTCGCCCACTTGCTTTAATACCGTATGGTTCACACCTGTGGATGGGAAGAGAAGCAACAGTGTAGGTATGCTGGTTGTGCAATCCCACACTACAATAACCCTCTAAGACACCTTCAATATTAAAACAGCTGCTAGAATTAAAATAAAACTGAAGTGAAACACCTGGAGACcaatggaattttttttctttattccatcttaggatgtgggagtcactggcaaggccagcattttgttgcccatccctagttgcccttgaactgaatggcctgcCGGGCTTTTTCAGAGgggagttaagaatcaaccacattactgcgggactggagtcacatataggccaggtcaagtaaggatggcagatttccttccctaaaaggacattagtgaaccagatgggtttttacgacaatcgatgatagtttcatggtcaccatcactgacacTAGTTTgatgttccagatttattgaattcaaattccaccagctgccatggtgggatttgaacccatgtctttaAATTAATTTGATTACTTTTGATCTGGCAGAATAAATTGCAACAGAGCATACCAGTACTTTAAATATGAATATTTATAAAAACACAATTAGATTATCTATACTTTAAATTTTCTTTTGAGTGTGACAGAGTGCAATACCTCACTACACACCTTATTGTAACCAACTGggtgtttaattttaaaatcataaCATGCTAAATTCAGATTTGAAAAATACACTGGTTTGTTTCTCAAATGCTGTTTAGAAAGCAAAAACTGAAGAGCTGCATTTttgtagcatctttcacaacctcaggtcatcccaaagcacttcaaagccaattaagtattttcgaagtgtagtcattgttttgTGATAGAAAAAAGTTGTCAAGAAACAAACTCACAAAAAGGAGCATTGAAAACTATAACTTATTATGCTAATGTGATGCTTACCCAGCCCTACGAGAGCCATCCTTCCACTTGTAAAATTGTTTTGCACAAACTCGTGCAGCTATGGAGACATCAAGAGTCATGCACATATTAGAGAGAATCATCAAAGTTTTGTTTCTTTTAAAGATTTTCTTTGTGAAGATTATTTTGTGTTTTATTCTTACCTGATCCACTGTGTGATGACCAATCATAAATTTAGGACAGTAAAGGGGGTTGCTCAGGGCGTTACGGTAAGCAGCTGAATGCAGATTCTCCAGAACACCTATAAAAGAAAAATCAAATGCACTTGCTTTCCACATCTGAATGCTCTCCAGAAAACCATGATTGTTTCCTCAGCAAGAACACAGAATTACTCATGAGGCATTATGACATAGAACATACtgcacaggccattcagcccaactggtctatgctgatGTTTATACTCTACAATGTCCTTCCCCCacctcatctcaccctatcaacatattcttctattcctttctcatgTACTTCATCTAGCTTCTCTTTaactgcatctatgctattcacctcaactatgcCATGTGGTATGAGTGCTACATTCCAAAAACAAAAGTTTGACAAATATATTAACAAAAAAGATCATTTCTAACCATACCAGACTATGACATATTGCATATGTACATCCACTGTCCCTTACCTGTGCTTAATTTATGTAGCACTCTTGCTTAACATTAAATTACTGACATGCCATTCTTCcatcgttgctgggtcaaaatcctggcattgcccacctaatggcactgtgggagtaccttcaccacataaactgcagttCAAGCAGgtgactcatcaccaccttcccaatgGCAACTGGCTTTGGGCAACAaatcccacatcccaagaatgatacagtgcaagaggaggccagtcagcccatcctGCATATGCCAGCTGAATAAAGATATATGTAAAACCAGCCTCGGAGAGGACTCAGGCAGTGAGAAAGGGTTCTTCCTCTGTAtaatcttctgtttttgtttggctaAGCAGCAACACCTTAGCAGTTATTGACTGACAAGGCCTCCCTGTTATATTTGCAAGGAAATCCCTATACATTTAAATACTGAAGTATCTTAGGGAGGTGACTGCCAATAACATTAGTGATGAGGGCTGTGGTGTAGTTGTGTTGGAAGGATCAGCTACCTCCACAGGATCAAGTTTAATGCTTCAGTCTGCAAGGATACTAACCTAAGCTTAAACCTAACCTAACGTAACTTACTAAACAGCTCACCCAGCTGCCAGTAAACACTAGGTTCAGTGGTGGTCTAGAAGCAGTGTTACAATGGCACTGATTCACAAATAAAATCAGCATTGCAGACCAGTTGTTTTAATATCTGCCCAACACATGTCTTTCAAATCTCACCTATTTGTGGATTCTGAAAAGCGACTGCTCTGTCCAGTTCCAGTTTTGGAGGGAGTTCCGATAGTTCCCACGGCCTGAACTCCTGGGCAGCAGTAACATTGATCAGATACTCCATTACTGTGTCACTGAGAGGAAAAATATCAGGGGCTAGATATCCACAACAATTTGCATTCATATTGGGCAGAAAACAATGTGGAAAGTGACCCAGGAGTCAGCCAAGAGAGGGggaaagcagattaaaaaacaaaaatgaagtATGGATCTGCAGCCAGAGCGAGAGGCTGGAGTTACGATAGTTTGGTGTACAAGTTATcagtgtgtattatctacaaACCATCATCTATTACAAGcgagtggcagaaaggtcttgtACCAGTTGGTGCTGAACAGTCCACCTAACACAAAGAGGGTGCAGTGTGGCATCAATTGAGGATGTTAAAACTTGCAAGAACATAATAAAATTAAATCAGTAGATGGTAGCTCATaataattttaaacctgagatgcATAAGTTTTTGCTAGACAAGGGTATAAAAGGAAATGGAGCCAAGGcaagtagatggagttaagatgcggATCAGCCGTGGTCTCATTGAattgtggaacaggcttgagaggctgaatgggctgctcctgttcctatgctttaaagccaatgattTTTGTAAAATTCTAATCTTTAAAAAGGTGTGAAAAGCAGAGGCTGTCTATAAAACGTGTCtaatactcacacacagtctcgcaTACATTCCACTGCATAGATCATGTTTTCCCTCGTAGATGTCACACTGCAAAAGCAGAAATGGCCAGTAATTTCTGGATGAAATTAAACTAAAGTCAGCTGAAGATCAGAGATGCCTTTGTAAACCCTCTTAAACATTTCTAGCAATTAATCTATTTGCTACATAGCAACACAGGGAAATTCAAACACTTTTGATCTACAGAAAAATAGTTTCAGGATTAAAACAGGCAAGGGTATATTTTCAGTAACTGCGGCCAGGTGGGTCAGACACTGAAATCTGTGGTTCAATGAGATGCAAACTTAAATTAAGGGGTATTATTAAACTTGTTCTGCAATAGGATTTCCAGGAAGCAAATATTCACATCAAACTGAGTGAAACTGGGACTATCTTCACAAATTGGATGCAATCTATTTAGAACCAAAAACTGGGAGACTGGGCAATACGTATGTTGCTGAAATGAAAATTTCTGGTGTGTGCTGCCTGTAAGAGTCCAATGTGAGATGACTTTGGCCAGTCTCAACCAGTCCCCAGTGGATATGGACCCACAGCAGAAAAAAAATTGTCATCGTTTGTCACCAAACTGGCAAGTTCAATCAGACAGGCTGTAATAGCTGGTGTAGGGAAGAGTTCTGGAAATATAATGCATCGAGACAGTTGTAGCGCACAGGATGTTTGTGTTCTGCATCTAAGCCATGCAATATCTGACCCTGAGGctaaaaaggaagaatttgcattgatataaagcctttcacaacgtcatgacatcccaaagtgctttacagccagttaagtaggttttgaagtgttgtcactgttgacTGAAACGGGACAACAAATTTGTGTACAGCATGAACCCAAAAACAGAAACGAGGTAAcgaccagataattttttttatatacaaaagtgatgttggttgaagcgTAAATGTTGGTGAGAACttgcctgctcttctttgaatagtatcACTGGATCTTTAAACTGTGGTACCAtatactctctcaggtggacactaATGTTTCACCCAAAAGATGGTGCCTCCGAtaatccagcactgcctcagtattgtactgggagtgtcagcctgcagTTTGTGTTCAAGCctgtggaatgggacttgaactcataacCTTCCGATTTAGAGACATGAGTTCTACCCATCGAGGTAGGACTACCCGATTCCAGCCCATCAGGGAAAATGACCCACTGCCGATACAGAATTTGAGCTGAAAACATGAAATAAATACACTTACCTCAGGCAGCCTCCTACAGCTTCTATGCCACGGGTTATTCTAAATGACGAAGCTCCCTTTGTGGTCTGTAAAACGGAAGAAGCTTTGGTTAAAACCAAAAGAGTATGGTTGTTAATGGAGATCTATACCCTAAATTcaatataaaaatgaaaaaattacatattttaaaatgttataaaattaATCTCTATTAATAAAGTACATTAAAGGATGCAGGGACTGCAACTGGAGGATTCAGTGTGTGCACTAAGATCGCACTTTGCTGAGGGACCAACAGATAGTGACAGTGTGCTATGTAGAGGATAATTCATAGCCAAGACCATTCTTCAAGGCAGTAATACACCAAACCGTTTGTGAAGTTAACCGATGTGTCCTGATTCCTGTGTTTTGATATATAGAGGCTTCATTTCACATCATTAATACTATTGGCAGAAAATCAGCTAGGGATTTGTTCTTGATCAATATTCCAataattcctgctcctgatcaatatccAGTGATTCCTGCTAGAAAGTTCACATGTATGGAGATCAGCTGAGGCCATGATCAGACTTTGTTGTGATGCCCAACAGAGTCGAATAGTCTGGCAACATTCACTCTCCAGAATCACACATATGAAATGGCCATGTGGGCAAAGAGCCAGAGAATTGCCAGCACCAAGAGAATCATATCCCAACTAgtataagtggcagatggaatttaaccctgaaaagtgtgaggtgatacattttggaaggagtaatttgacaaggatgctttagtgactggaagccagtgtccagtggcataccacagggatctgtgtgctcggtcccctattacttgtcctttatataaacaacatagatgactgtggggggtaggattagtaagtttgcagatggcacaaagattggccgggtggttaatagtgaggttgagtgtcttgggctacagaaggatatagacgagatggtcaaatgggcagataagtgtcagatggaatttaacactgaaaagtgtgaggtgatacactttggaaggagtaatttgacaaggaagtattcaatgaccagcattacactaggaagttctgaggaacaaagggaccttggtgtgtgtgtccatagatctctgaagacggaggggcatgttagtggagtggtgaaaaaggcatatggaacacttgcctttatcaatcgaggcatagattacaaaagtagggaggtcatgttggagttgtatagaaccttggtgaggccacaactggagtagtgtgtgcagttctggtcgccacattataggaaggatgtgattgcactggagggggtgcagaggagattcaccaggacgttgcctgggatgaaacatttaagttatgaagagaggttggatagacttgggttgttttcgttggaacagagaagactgaggggcgacctgatcgaggtgtacaagattatgaggggcatggacagggtggatagggagcagctgttccccttagttgaagggtcagtcacaatgggggcataagttcaaggtgaggggcaggaggtttaggggggatgtgagggaaaacttttttacccagaggttggtgacggtctggaatgcgctgctgggagggtggtggaggcgggttgcctcacatcctttcaaaagtacccagatgagcacttggcacgtcataacattcaaggctatgggccaagtgctggtaaattgggttaggtaggtagatcaggtgtctttcacgtgtcagtgca is a genomic window of Carcharodon carcharias isolate sCarCar2 chromosome 15, sCarCar2.pri, whole genome shotgun sequence containing:
- the LOC121288490 gene encoding cytochrome b-c1 complex subunit 2, mitochondrial, which encodes MRSAKGVNSALANLVTKRLYSPKAAPKYEFTAAADKTHLPPQELQVSKLPNGLVIASLENYSPTSKIGVFIKAGSRYESANNLGITHALRLAANLTTKGASSFRITRGIEAVGGCLSVTSTRENMIYAVECMRDCVDTVMEYLINVTAAQEFRPWELSELPPKLELDRAVAFQNPQIGVLENLHSAAYRNALSNPLYCPKFMIGHHTVDQLHEFVQNNFTSGRMALVGLGVNHTVLKQVGEHYLNMRSGTGAASAAPKFRGGEMRDQNNDRLVHAAVVAESAASGTPEARVFSVLQHVLAAGPYIKRGSNVSSKLYQAVMKKNAELFDVSAFSASYSDSGLFGIYTISQVDSASDVIKTAISEVKTIAQGNVTEADITRAKNQLKAKCLMAVEQSDGLLDEIGSQVLLTGAYVPIPDLVQQVDSVSINDVVNAAKKFVSGKKSMAVSGNLANTPFLDEL